From Funiculus sociatus GB2-C1:
TAGATATTACGATTGGTAAGGGTCAAACTGCTAAAACTCGCAGTTTACCGCTACCGCCATTTACTCTGGTGGGAGCAACAACGCGGGTGGGATCGCTATCTTCGCCGTTGCGCGATCGCTTTGGGTTAATCCAACGGTTACGCTTTTATGAGTTGGATGAACTGATCTTAATTGTGCAGCGGACTGCCGAACTTCTGCAAGCTCCCGTTACGCCTGATGGTGCTGAAGAAATTGCTCGTCGCAGCCGTGGAACTCCCCGAATTGCCAATCGCCTTCTTAAACGGGTGCGAGATTTTGCTCAGGTAAAGAAGCTTGGAGAAATTACGCAACCTGTTGCGGTGGAAGCTTTGGAAGTCTTCGGTGTAGATCCGATGGGTTTGGATTGGGCGGATCGTTTGATGCTGGGGGTAATGATAGAACAGTTTAATGGGGGGCCAGTCGGTTTGGAAGCGATCGCTGCCGCAACTGGCGAAGATTCCCAAACAATTGAAGATGTTTATGAGCCATATTTGTTGCAAATTGGTTATTTGCACCGAACGCCTCGCGGTCGCGTTGCTACGCCAAATGCTCGCAAGCATTTAGGGTATGAGTAGTCCTTAGCAATGGACAATGGTATTTAAGAGATTGGGGAGGCTCTGCCTCGCTTCAAGGAGATTTAAAAGGGAAAATAATTTATGATGCGTCTGATTCTAGCTTTATTGAGTGTTCTGCTGATTTTTGTCTCCTCTGCGTGGGTGATCCCGACAGCGATCGCGCAAGAACAATCTTCCACTTATACTGAGGCTCAGTTGCAGGAAGGAGATGAGCTGGCGGCTAAAGCTTTTACCGCTACGAATGCAGGCGACTTTGCTACGGCTGAAGGGTATTGGACACAACTAATTGAGCGATTTCCCGACAATCCGGCTATCTGGAGTAATCGGGGAAATTCTAAGATCAGTCAGAATAAATTGCAAGATGCGATCGCAGACTTTAATAAATCTATTGAAATCGCTCCGAATGCACCAGACCCGTTTCTAAATCGCGGTACTGCTTTGGAAGGGTTAGGACAGTGGGAAGATGCGATCGCTGATTACAATCGAGTCTTGGAAATTGATCCCAACGATGCAATGGCATACAATAATCGCGGAAATGCTAAAGCAGGACAGGAACACTGGGAAGAAGCGATCGCAGATTATCAAAAAGCCGCCGATTTAGCGCCAAATTTTGCTTTTGCCAGAGCTAATTATGCGATCGCTCTTTATCAAACAGGTCAGAAAGACGAAGCGATTCGCACTATGAAGAATATAGTCCGCAAGTATCCGCAATTTCCGGATATGCGTGCTGCTCTCACAGCTGCTCTCTGGGAACAGGGAAAGCGAGGTGAAGCGGAGAGTAACTGGGTGGCGACTGTCGGACTTGATTCTCGCTACAAAGATTTGAACTGGGTGAAGAATGTTCGCCGCTGGTCTCCGGCGATGGTAGCAGCTTTGGAGAAGTTCCTGAAGCTCCAATAAAGAAACCCGGTTTCTTTTACGAAACCGAGTTTCCTACTTTCGGTATAGAGCTTCGGTATAGCCAAGCATCGCTTTTAATGGTATTTTAGCGCGCTCGGTATTTATCTTAGCAGGTCTGAGGAGCAATTGGTTGTCAACAACCTGGTTCGAGAGATATTTTGCTCAATTGGTTCCAGGTTCTGGCACCCACAATTCCATCTGCAACTAAGCGATGGTCTTGTTGGAAGGCTTTTACAGCTGCGTCTGTGCGAGAGCCAAATATGCCGTCTATCAAAAACTGGTCATAGTAGCCATTGCAAGTTAGAACCCGCTGTAGCATTCTAATAGCCAGTCCAGATTGGCCTAGACGCAGAGTGGGTAGATCGATAGTGGTAGTTGCTTGATTGTTGATGGGTTGAGACTGTTGTGTGGATGGCATGGATTGTTGCTCGTTGAAACTTTTCTACACTACCAATCTACTCAGAGCGATCGCGTTTCCCCACCGCCCATCCTGGTGA
This genomic window contains:
- a CDS encoding tetratricopeptide repeat protein yields the protein MMRLILALLSVLLIFVSSAWVIPTAIAQEQSSTYTEAQLQEGDELAAKAFTATNAGDFATAEGYWTQLIERFPDNPAIWSNRGNSKISQNKLQDAIADFNKSIEIAPNAPDPFLNRGTALEGLGQWEDAIADYNRVLEIDPNDAMAYNNRGNAKAGQEHWEEAIADYQKAADLAPNFAFARANYAIALYQTGQKDEAIRTMKNIVRKYPQFPDMRAALTAALWEQGKRGEAESNWVATVGLDSRYKDLNWVKNVRRWSPAMVAALEKFLKLQ
- the ruvB gene encoding Holliday junction branch migration DNA helicase RuvB, which gives rise to MAIISSKQQSQEPEKQPKRSRESSGSYKSPKEPPEEILQPEAMLDETEKQEEGLRPGRLADYIGQKDLKAVLEIAIEAAKGRGETMDHLLLYGPPGLGKTTMSLILATEMGSSCKITSAPALERPRDIVGILMSLKPGDIIFIDEIHRLSRMTEELLYPAMEDFRLDITIGKGQTAKTRSLPLPPFTLVGATTRVGSLSSPLRDRFGLIQRLRFYELDELILIVQRTAELLQAPVTPDGAEEIARRSRGTPRIANRLLKRVRDFAQVKKLGEITQPVAVEALEVFGVDPMGLDWADRLMLGVMIEQFNGGPVGLEAIAAATGEDSQTIEDVYEPYLLQIGYLHRTPRGRVATPNARKHLGYE
- a CDS encoding peptidoglycan-binding domain-containing protein, with the translated sequence MPSTQQSQPINNQATTTIDLPTLRLGQSGLAIRMLQRVLTCNGYYDQFLIDGIFGSRTDAAVKAFQQDHRLVADGIVGARTWNQLSKISLEPGC